The genomic region GTACTGCTAAGACTTGCTCTAATATCCCTCTGTACAGTGGGTGTTGGGTCTACCTCTAGTGGTATGATGCTTCTCTTGAAAGAACATTTCCGTTTTCTGAATATATTCTCTTTTGTAGAAACGATAATAGTGTTCCCTTATCGGCCTTAGTAATGCATGtgaccattacagtttctgtaattATAGAAgctttcctacagatgttcataaGAGATTTGTTGTCAGTTTATTGggctctgtagtagaatgtaaaatgtagtcatgctggatactgtaaCTTACAATAGTAGAGtaaaaaattaattcatagcaaaaatgttatctgacACGAGCGTAATAAGAGTTTGATTCTATACGTCTCGCACATGCGCGCCGCCCTCTGTAGGGCAGACCGTGAAGCCCTCGCGGTCCGCagtctagtcacacgacgaggcccatacaacggtcCTAAAGTGAATGTGCTACAGCTtagttaatagaagtgacaaaaccttatggttctgcatcaagttttataaagttgacttaggacatggcttattttaggcaaacatttaaataatattttatgtaagaactacacgttgcatcctgtaggatgaccatatctaatataatttactagcacattataatattaattttttgccggttCTGAAGAAGTTATTACTAACGTTgtaacctaggtaaacgataaagttaacctgcaaatgggtaggaattactaagtctgatctttaatttattactgttttatACAAAGAAAAACACTTAGATATGTTGAAtataaccatatgtacaaattaggGATGTGGATGCAAAATGATTCCTTCCACATTACTgctatttattgtgcaaaatgatccatagaAAATGAAACTAACTATACTTCAGCCAGTCAGTAGTTCGCATTCATTTCTGTGACAATACGGCAAGTCAGTCTGTAAATATCATGAAATTTCTGAGATGGTTTTTAGTTTGTCTTCATGTAGTTAAACTGTAACTGCTCCAGCATAATGACAAGGGCCGGCACGAAGATgatgaacgcaagagcagagaaggctgtgagatgacaGCCAATAGCCCACTGACTAGGACTGCACCTTGACAGGCGCGACTACTATATGAAGAGAATATATACGCGGGTTTTGCCAGCCTCGGCTGGAGAGTAGTATACCTGCCATTGGATGAGCAATCATCCTAACTGTTACACTGAGAATTGTGCCTTATATCACTTGCATACATGGACATTGTAATTAGCGAAGGactttgattatttgcatgtcgcccatcgcctgTGACACCATTGTAGACCAAAGTTAAgtactgccaatttactttattgttattacaaatatTAATTTGATATTCTTTAATTGTTTTATAGCTATCCAAgatcctttaggcaccctgtaaGAGACGAGCGGGCAGGACCCCACAGTAACCATTACCAAATTATTCGTGACgtaatgtacgaggcgtgttttaaaataagtactgttttgaaattagaAAAAGATGTGCTAAGGtatctaaattttatttttacatgaaagcctgtaccttaatctatgcaATGGTGCCATTACAGTCTCATTCTTTGTATACGTTGTGTACCGAGTGTTTAAGATGCTTCCAATAATACTTAGTGCTGCCGActgaagtatgggctgttataagatttcttagtgctaaaggcctaaaagcgatcgatattcatcatgagatctgtgcagtttacagagaaaacattacGAGTGATGGAATGTTAAGAAagagggtgagagcatttaaagatgggcgCACCAATGTGTATGATGAACAACAGAGCGGacatccttcggtcgttaatgaaagtttggtgcaggaaggggacagtaaggtgagagaaaacagacgctttaagaTTTCCTCCTTGtgtgatgactttcctaatgtttcttagtgttttgtatggcattgtgaccaagCAGTCGAATCACTGAAAATTGTGCGCACAttaggtaccgaaaatgttgacggatgtgcaaaaaaccaaatgtttagacaaTGCATTGATTTTCCGTGAGCAGTACCACGACGACAGTGacaatttcttaagccaaattgttgcgGGCAATTTAACatgggtggcctatgtcacaccagaatcaaagcaacagtccatggaagttgagcaagggcattgttctgttgcaagacaatgcccgtccgcatgtggtgaatcagaccaaagatctcatcacatcgttTCGATGGGAAATTCGAAATCATGCTCCGCACACCCCCAatgttgcgcccagtgactacaatctgtgtgtgtgtgtgtgtgtgtgtgtgtgtgtgtgtgtgtgtgtgcgcgcactaaAGCACTAAGCAAGAACTTAAAACTAGGAAGTTTTTCTTATTGTTTATTTTCACAATTCAGCACCTAGATTAGTTCAGTTTGTTGTTAAATTATTTAGATCTGTACTTTCAGCTACCACACTTTTCCCATTCTTTCAGATCTTTAACATTGAAACTACATTATTAAGATGCACACTCCATCATAAACATTATGCAGTGCAACATGTGACGTGGACATTTTGTCTAGCGTAAACAAACCACCAGTTGGCACCAATATGTTGATGTCATTTGTGTACCTGTTTTAAATCTGCCCACATGGAAGTATTAAATACAATTTTGAGTGTGTGTGAACATTAATTTTGTTAGTGAACAGTATATGCTTTGAACTGTTAATAACTTCTGCTGACATTCAACGTATCAAGAAGAGTAGTATTTTATAAAGGCAGGGAAGACCACCACACAATGCAGCTAATCAGTAGTTTTTAGAGGAGTGGAAACATTTAACAGCAATAACAGGCAACATCTGTTCATTATTTTTCCACATTAGGAATCAGAAAAATAACTGGCTGTTGAATTACAAATCATAAGAATTCTTTCTTCCCAGCCGATGCCAACTGACTTTAAATTCTGTATTTACATCACACTATAGTCTGAGATCATGCCACAGCATATTTTACTAGTCTATTCTCTCATCTAATACCAACAATCGGAAAATGAAATGACTGGAAGCAGAGTCACGAAACGATCagtaaatttataatatttctttgaGCCGAAAAAAAATGACAAGGAATGTTATCAGATGTGCACACATGATGACTAGTAACAGGACACTGATGTACAGTAAGGAACACATTTTAACATTATGTTAAATAAAAAACTGTACCAGTAATGGTGCACAGTtgtattaaaaaatgaaacaactcTCAAATTTCAAAATCAAAAACTATTGCTTCACCTTCATCTATTACTAAAACAGTACATAAAATTATGGAATTATATACATTACAGTTATTTACAAAAAAGATCTGAACATGTGCCAGTAATCCTCAAAGGTCCTAAATCACAGGCAGAAAATGCCAAGTTTCTGAAGAGCACTACAAATATGCTCACCGCATAGAATCACAAAAGATTTGTCCACTGGCATAACAGGGAATTCGGTAACTAACGGCTGTTCGTATTATGCTATTGTACATTCGGTGGTCTGCCTAGTTGGCCAGGGTCTTCCATTATTGGACTGGCAGGTCGGAACTGGTCAGCCGTGAGTCTTGTTACCATTATGCCGATCCCTTCAATTAGGGCGAGGAGGACTCCTCCGACAACAGCACTGCCTACCATGGTTGGCAAGCCTGATCGAGCCGCCAGGATTCCACCTGTTGCTGCACCCGATATAATTGAGTTCCATGGATCCTCTTTCTGTCGGAAGTGTACTAGTGTACAGTCAATAGTTGAGAACATGCCTCCCCATACGGCAAAGTTTCCAGCTATGATAGGAGACCTGTGGACATAAATTTCATCTCAACATGATGTAGGAGCAAAACTTCACACACAATTATTTAATGGGAACTTCaaactgtcacacacacacacacacacacacacacacacaaattttcaaagcaccaaaatactgaaatacactaatattttaaacttcatttaaATATACCTGCTATGTGTATAGCTTTATATGCAACATGTAGTCTAtttttgtatatatgtatgtatttatgtatgtacgtAGGTAGCAACTAAAGGAAAACAGctagtaggtaaataaatttcatgTTTTCC from Schistocerca gregaria isolate iqSchGreg1 chromosome 10, iqSchGreg1.2, whole genome shotgun sequence harbors:
- the LOC126293401 gene encoding mitochondrial import inner membrane translocase subunit Tim17-B-like, with product MEEYAREPCPWRIVDDCGGAFTMGCLGGAVFQSIKGFRNAPSGISHRLMGSLAAIKQRSPIIAGNFAVWGGMFSTIDCTLVHFRQKEDPWNSIISGAATGGILAARSGLPTMVGSAVVGGVLLALIEGIGIMVTRLTADQFRPASPIMEDPGQLGRPPNVQ